The proteins below are encoded in one region of Pseudomonas putida NBRC 14164:
- a CDS encoding aminotransferase-like domain-containing protein: MFELHPDSSTPLVNQIIDGLRELIDNQTLKPGAKVPSIRAFAASYSVSTFTVVEAYDRLVAQGLLVSRGNAGFFVNRAAGELLERHNTEADASRPTFNSEWYLQQIFEIRQLPYKPGCGWLPNDWMYEEGLRRGLRQVAGSPLELSGYGDPMGLMELRTLTAQNLQQELSIVANPAQLMLTHGASQALDLAARTLVRPGDVVLVDDPGYPNLMSILRTQGATLVGVPRTPAGYDLNQLEQLLTHHRPTAFFTQPHLHSPTCSRTPLPQLHRLLQLASQHGFRLVENNLYADMVAEPQPCLASLDHLQQVVYVGSYSKSISPNVRVGYMLANPELMQKLLHLKMRSGLTTSQVMERVVYAAIIDGRWRKHLKRLRQRLAEAHQEVGRHLHRLGFELFTESDEGMYIWTRHPAIPDSAALLDDALEKGIMLGPGQLFMVDAKATGWMRFNVAFSTDPAMWELLEKVFVKHVRRGGM; the protein is encoded by the coding sequence ATGTTCGAATTACATCCAGACTCCTCCACCCCGCTGGTCAACCAGATCATCGACGGGTTGCGTGAGTTGATCGACAACCAGACCCTGAAGCCGGGCGCCAAGGTGCCGTCTATCCGCGCCTTTGCCGCGAGCTATTCGGTGAGTACTTTCACCGTGGTCGAGGCCTACGATCGCCTGGTCGCCCAGGGCCTGCTGGTGAGCCGTGGCAATGCGGGGTTCTTCGTCAACCGTGCGGCGGGCGAACTACTGGAACGGCACAATACCGAGGCCGACGCCAGCCGACCAACGTTCAACTCCGAGTGGTACCTGCAGCAGATCTTCGAGATCCGCCAGTTGCCCTACAAACCGGGGTGCGGATGGTTGCCTAACGACTGGATGTACGAAGAAGGCCTGCGGCGTGGGCTGCGCCAGGTGGCGGGTAGCCCGCTGGAACTGTCGGGCTACGGCGACCCCATGGGCCTGATGGAGCTGCGTACGCTGACTGCGCAGAATTTGCAGCAAGAGCTTTCCATCGTCGCCAACCCGGCGCAGCTGATGCTCACCCACGGCGCCAGCCAGGCCCTGGACCTGGCCGCACGCACCCTGGTGCGCCCTGGCGATGTGGTGCTGGTGGACGACCCCGGCTACCCCAACCTGATGAGCATCCTGCGTACCCAGGGCGCGACGCTGGTCGGCGTGCCACGCACCCCGGCCGGCTACGACCTGAACCAGCTGGAACAATTGCTCACCCACCACCGCCCGACGGCGTTCTTCACCCAGCCGCACCTGCACAGCCCGACCTGCTCACGCACACCGCTGCCGCAGTTGCATCGCCTGCTGCAGCTGGCCAGCCAGCACGGCTTCCGCCTGGTGGAGAACAACCTGTACGCCGACATGGTCGCCGAGCCGCAGCCATGCCTGGCCAGCCTCGACCACCTGCAGCAGGTGGTGTACGTAGGCAGCTACTCCAAGAGCATTTCGCCCAACGTGCGGGTCGGCTACATGCTGGCCAACCCCGAGCTGATGCAGAAACTGCTGCACCTGAAAATGCGCTCAGGCCTGACCACCTCGCAGGTGATGGAGCGTGTGGTGTACGCCGCGATCATCGACGGCCGCTGGCGCAAGCACCTCAAGCGCCTGCGCCAGCGGCTGGCCGAGGCGCATCAGGAAGTTGGCCGGCATCTGCATCGATTGGGCTTCGAACTGTTCACCGAATCGGATGAAGGCATGTACATCTGGACCCGCCACCCGGCGATTCCGGACAGTGCCGCATTGCTGGATGATGCGCTGGAGAAAGGCATCATGCTTGGGCCTGGGCAGTTGTTCATGGTCGATGCCAAAGCGACCGGGTGGATGCGCTTCAATGTGGCGTTCAGTACCGACCCGGCGATGTGGGAGTTGCTGGAGAAGGTGTTCGTCAAGCATGTGCGCCGGGGTGGGATGTAG